In Quercus robur chromosome 11, dhQueRobu3.1, whole genome shotgun sequence, the following proteins share a genomic window:
- the LOC126704852 gene encoding protein DOWN-REGULATED IN DIF1 11-like, with protein MAASSNIFVMMILFIATLSVTPGLGISSDQELPPDPSPEYRKHLHECAEKISEDCGDEVFYSTFFNNVTVSNGCCVQLQHLGKSCHDDLVNFLLEAPDLGSKVSEISTRSEKIWDKCVLVAESGSSAPQPSASIIED; from the coding sequence ATGGCAGCATCCAGCAACATTTTTGTTATGATGATCTTGTTCATTGCTACACTGTCGGTCACACCGGGGCTTGGAATCTCAAGTGATCAAGAACTTCCACCAGATCCATCACCAGAATACCGCAAACATTTGCATGAGTGCGCAGAGAAGATATCAGAAGACTGTGGGGATGAAGTCTTTTATAGTACATTTTTCAATAATGTGACAGTTTCTAATGGTTGCTGTGTTCAGCTTCAGCATTTGGGAAAAAGTTGTCACGATGATTTGGTGAACTTTTTACTCGAGGCCCCTGACCTTGGGAGCAAGGTCTCAGAAATCTCAACAAGGAGTGAAAAAATTTGGGATAAGTGTGTTTTGGTAGCAGAAAGTGGCTCATCTGCTCCTCAGCCTTCTGCATCAATCATTGAAGACTAG
- the LOC126704853 gene encoding uncharacterized protein LOC126704853: MAASGGGPSMSHLFFADDSLIFGRASLEECAEIQRVLQVYEQSSEKKLNWSKTSLFFSPNVADELKESIKAMFSANEIWPHESYLELPSLVGRSKSNTFINLKQRVANKVSGWKEKLLTTASKEILIKAIAQAIPSYSMSCFLLPKKLCDELTSLVRQF, from the coding sequence ATGGCTGCCTCGGGTGGGGGACCTAGCATGTCTCACCTCTTCTTCGCAGATGATAGTCTCATTTTTGGGAGGGCCTCGTTGGAGGAATGCGCTGAAATACAGAGGGTGCTTCAGGTCTACGAACAATCATCcgaaaaaaagttaaattggTCGAAAACCTCCTTATTTTTCAGTCCTAACGTAGCTGATGAGTTAAAGGAGTCAATCAAGGCAATGTTCAGTGCAAATGAGATTTGGCCTCATGAATCCTACCTCGAGCTGCCATCCTTGGTAGGCCGGTCAAAAAGCAATacttttatcaatttaaaacaGAGGGTTGCAAACAAAGTGTCAGGTTGGAAGGAAAAACTCTTGACGACTGCTAGTAAGGAAATACTGATCAAAGCAATTGCACAAGCAATACCGTCTTACTCCATGTCATGTTTTCTCTTGCCAAAGAAATTATGTGATGAACTCACTTCCTTGGTTCGGCAGTTCTAG
- the LOC126704854 gene encoding uncharacterized protein LOC126704854 — protein sequence MALWIQIHGIPTTFQTKEVGYSIGSTIGPVESVDTNEKGFCLGSFMRIRVMIDISNPLCRGRKVRLGESSQFWVDFKYKRMPIFCYLCGMVTHDENDCLVGLRRTERMNAEDKPYRPWLRAMQERLQKPQLVLAPSRDSDKEVQKNPDLHIQAITGSDRHSQSLVKGTDPQTMAVKDNEKGKANVGAVVAATEAKIPQIPHKQRGCQFEEQLKEIDTAIFGDMANTTNHHKAVQSTGITEVIQTNVHATHT from the coding sequence ATGGCACTATGGATCCAAATCCACGGCATTCCAACCACATTCCAAACCAAGGAGGTGGGGTACAGCATAGGGTCCACCATTGGGCCGGTGGAAAGTGTAGATACAAATGAAAAAGGTTTCTGCCTTGGAAGTTTCATGCGCATAAGGGTAATGATAGACATTTCAAATCCACTGTGCAGAGGCCGGAAGGTTCGACTAGGAGAATCAAGTCAGTTTTGGGTTGATTTCAAGTACAAGCGAATGCCAATATTTTGCTACCTTTGTGGTATGGTGACCCATGATGAAAACGATTGCCTGGTGGGGCTTCGACGTACTGAACGGATGAATGCAGAGGACAAGCCGTATAGGCCATGGCTGAGAGCAATGCAGGAAAGACTTCAGAAACCACAACTGGTCTTGGCACCATCTCGGGACAGCGATAAGGAGGTACAAAAGAACCCAGACCTCCATATTCAGGCTATCACGGGATCGGACCGGCATTCGCAAAGTCTTGTGAAGGGAACTGATCCCCAAACGATGGCGGTAAAGGACAATGAAAAAGGTAAAGCTAACGTGGGGGCTGTGGTCGCAGCTACCGAGGCGAAAATCCCGCAAATCCCTCACAAGCAGCGAGGCTGTCAGTTCGAGGAGCAACTAAAGGAGATTGACACAGCGATTTTTGGGGATATGGCTAACACGACAAATCACCATAAAGCAGTGCAGAGCACGGGTATAACCGAGGTGATTCAAACAAATGTTCACGCAACCCATACGTAG